The Cherax quadricarinatus isolate ZL_2023a unplaced genomic scaffold, ASM3850222v1 Contig4599, whole genome shotgun sequence genome has a segment encoding these proteins:
- the LOC138852162 gene encoding uncharacterized protein, with amino-acid sequence MERLLKPERLNCDPSLSTAAQEWKHWFKTFENFLGALPKEDLDKLSLLINFVSPKIYEAISECNTYEDAIKTLKSQYIKPTNEIFARYRLATRHQQIDESLEEYFQALKILGKACHFQAVTAAQYCEESIRDAFISGLQSPIIRQRLLENKTLDLAAAFDQARALDSAQKNSEVYSTTQPSRVVSAAIPDQDSCNEVTVEPASVTAAAGTVCFFCGFSRHPRPKCPAREAMCHKCHKKGHFAKVCRAKASTRASASTHSSDHATLATVTSAATPNSLSKAVVKVFIKGTEVDGLIDSGSSESFINLDLVKRLSLTLHHSSGTVSMASTSLSIQTLGFCKVNLRVNGKDYQDVHLAISAEFTTVL; translated from the coding sequence atggagcgtttactgaaacctgagaggctaaactgtgaccccagcttatcaacggctgctcaggaatggaagcactggtttaagactttcgaaaacttcttgggagcccttcctaaagaagatctagataaactaagtctgctcatcaattttgtgtcacctaagatatacgaggctatttctgagtgtaatacctacgaagatgctatcaaaaccctcaagtctcagtatattaaacctacaaatgaaatctttgcacgctatcgccttgcaactcgccaccagcagattgatgaatccttagaggaatactttcaagcactgaaaattttaggtaaggcctgtcacttccaagcagtgacagctgctcagtattgtgaagagtccatcagggatgcttttatcagtggcctgcaatcaccaataataaggcagcgtttattggagaataaaactctcgacttagccgctgcctttgaccaggcaagagctctagattcagcccagaagaattctgaagtatacagtaccactcagccttctcgagtggtaagtgctgcaattcctgaccaagactcttgcaatgaagttactgtggaacctgcctcagtgacagcagcagcaggtacggtgtgtttcttttgtggtttttcaagacatccacgtccaaagtgtcctgctcgtgaagcaatgtgccataaatgccacaagaaaggtcactttgctaaagtatgtcgtgctaaggcatcaacaagagctagtgcctccacacattccagtgatcatgcgactctagcaacagtgacttctgcggctactccaaattcactgtcaaaggcagttgtgaaagtattcatcaaaggaacagaagtagatggtcttattgatagtggcagctcagagagtttcatcaaccttgacttagttaaacggctctccttgactctacatcactcatcaggtaccgtttccatggcatcaacatctctctctattcagaccttagggttttgtaaggtaaatctcagagttaatggaaaggattatcaagatgtacatttagctatttcTGCAGAAttcacaactgtgctctga